From Luteolibacter yonseiensis, the proteins below share one genomic window:
- a CDS encoding RtcB family protein produces the protein MNTIHKTDEAIGFIPLPNDAGKPITVIGTDAIRDNFDEMCLQQAVNSRMAPGVTDVILNPDGHVGYGAPIGCVMVSPTHIYPGPVGVDIKCSMSLLQLDIPEDAILDKVTRRALINAIVERTPTGAGRGQRSVKKGRRVNSELGFLAVTEGATERVCDALGIPAEWADRCEDSTHRGHDGTYDALRSRLEFILDTGRVRNFGDKVGQLGSYGGGNHFGECEITRVVDRPSARETADVFGLKDGHVSFLSHCGSRGLGNLLAQGQFRDLEKKFRDWATPFPAGDKQLVYAPLGTPEADAYIDDMSIGANFATVNHLLINALVLEAFQEILPGCDGQLVYFISHNIAREEIVAGKKAWVHRKGATRAVPGGHFALAGTRFAETGHPILLPGNPRDGSVVMVAEGGAERTAWSVNHGAGRRLGRKNAARTLDQKSVDADFDASDILTNCRKYPIDEAPDAYKDFPEVLRSVEAAGLARQVARLQARFVIKDESAADD, from the coding sequence ATGAACACCATCCATAAAACCGACGAAGCCATCGGCTTCATTCCTCTTCCCAACGACGCGGGGAAGCCCATCACCGTCATCGGCACCGACGCCATCCGGGACAACTTCGACGAGATGTGCCTCCAGCAGGCCGTCAACTCGCGCATGGCTCCCGGTGTCACCGATGTCATCCTGAACCCCGACGGTCATGTGGGATACGGCGCGCCGATCGGTTGCGTCATGGTTTCTCCCACCCATATCTATCCCGGCCCCGTCGGAGTCGATATCAAGTGCTCCATGTCCCTGCTGCAGCTCGACATTCCCGAGGACGCGATCCTCGACAAGGTGACGCGCCGCGCGCTCATCAACGCCATCGTCGAGCGCACGCCCACCGGTGCCGGTCGTGGCCAGAGGAGCGTGAAAAAGGGTCGCAGGGTCAACAGCGAGCTTGGTTTCCTCGCCGTTACCGAGGGGGCTACCGAGCGTGTTTGTGATGCGCTCGGAATCCCTGCGGAATGGGCGGACCGTTGCGAGGATTCCACCCACCGTGGTCACGACGGAACCTACGACGCCCTCCGTAGCAGGCTCGAATTCATCCTTGATACCGGGCGTGTGAGGAACTTCGGCGACAAGGTGGGGCAACTCGGTTCCTACGGTGGTGGAAACCACTTCGGCGAGTGCGAGATCACCCGCGTCGTGGATCGTCCGTCCGCCAGGGAAACCGCGGACGTGTTCGGCCTCAAGGACGGCCATGTTTCCTTCCTCAGCCACTGCGGATCGCGTGGCCTCGGAAATCTGCTGGCCCAGGGGCAGTTCAGGGATCTTGAGAAAAAGTTCCGTGACTGGGCGACGCCATTCCCCGCAGGTGACAAGCAGCTCGTTTACGCACCACTCGGCACACCCGAGGCGGACGCCTACATCGACGACATGTCGATCGGCGCGAACTTCGCCACCGTGAACCACCTGCTCATCAACGCGCTCGTGTTGGAGGCCTTCCAGGAGATCCTGCCCGGATGCGACGGACAACTCGTCTATTTCATCTCGCACAACATCGCCCGAGAGGAGATCGTTGCCGGGAAAAAGGCGTGGGTCCACCGCAAGGGTGCCACACGCGCCGTCCCCGGCGGCCACTTCGCGCTGGCAGGAACGCGTTTCGCCGAGACCGGCCACCCGATCCTGCTTCCCGGGAATCCCCGCGACGGCTCCGTCGTCATGGTGGCGGAAGGTGGTGCCGAGCGCACCGCCTGGTCGGTCAACCACGGCGCCGGCCGCCGGCTGGGTCGCAAGAACGCCGCCCGCACGCTCGACCAGAAATCCGTGGATGCGGACTTCGATGCTTCCGACATTCTCACCAACTGCCGCAAGTATCCGATCGACGAGGCCCCGGACGCCTACAAGGATTTCCCGGAGGTCCTCCGCAGCGTGGAAGCCGCAGGTCTTGCACGCCAGGTGGCCAGACTCCAAGCTCGCTTCGTCATCAAGGACGAAAGTGCGGCGGATGATTGA
- the rtcR gene encoding RNA repair transcriptional activator RtcR translates to MKRVLIGLIGTKTDSGTDVARWDFWRPTVSLFQHQDLLWDRLELLAESNFARISQQVLDDVRQVSPETETRLHTVSYGNDPWDLETVYATLHDWARGYTFDRDNEEYFIHITTGTHIAQISLFLLNEAGTLPGKLIQSSPPPSALSRQKKPEPRYSVIDLDLSKYDQLSTRFQKEHVEVTDFLKSGIATRNAGFNRLIERIEQVALRSQAPVLLTGPTGAGKSHLARRIYELRKQRGGLRGNFVEVNCATLTGDTAASALFGHTRGSFTGAQKDRPGLLREADGGLLFLDEIGELGTDEQAMLLRALEDKTFLPVGSDKPVKSDFQLIAGTNRDLREAVVTGRFREDLLARIHLWTFALPALAQRREDIAPNLEYELDRHRRSTGREVSFNKEAKLAFLKFAEAPDSRWSGNFRDLNAAVTRMATLAPRGRIRVEEVEEEIQRLRENWHRPGAQGREAAVDLKAVMNAEQLDGIDPFDRVQLTYVVEVCRRVKTLSEAGREIFAISRNKRSVTNDADRLKKYLAKFELKFESLRC, encoded by the coding sequence ATGAAGCGAGTTCTGATCGGATTAATTGGAACAAAGACAGACAGCGGCACGGACGTGGCGCGTTGGGATTTCTGGCGACCCACGGTTTCGCTCTTCCAGCATCAGGATCTGCTGTGGGACCGGCTGGAACTATTGGCGGAGTCGAACTTCGCGAGGATCTCCCAACAGGTTCTCGACGATGTCCGGCAGGTCTCACCCGAGACAGAGACACGGCTGCACACGGTGAGCTACGGCAACGATCCCTGGGATCTGGAGACGGTCTATGCCACGCTGCATGATTGGGCGCGCGGCTACACATTCGATCGCGACAATGAAGAATACTTCATCCACATCACGACAGGCACGCACATCGCGCAGATCTCTCTCTTCCTGTTGAACGAGGCGGGCACCCTGCCGGGAAAACTGATCCAGAGTTCTCCGCCGCCATCGGCGCTTTCACGGCAGAAGAAGCCCGAACCAAGGTATTCGGTGATCGACCTGGACCTGTCGAAGTACGACCAGCTCAGCACCCGATTTCAAAAGGAACATGTCGAGGTAACGGACTTCCTGAAAAGCGGCATCGCGACGCGGAACGCCGGATTCAACCGGCTCATCGAACGCATCGAGCAGGTCGCCCTCCGGTCACAGGCACCGGTGCTCCTGACCGGCCCGACCGGCGCCGGGAAATCCCACCTCGCCCGGCGGATCTATGAACTACGGAAACAACGCGGCGGCTTGCGCGGGAATTTCGTGGAGGTGAACTGCGCCACCCTTACCGGAGACACCGCGGCATCGGCATTGTTCGGCCACACCCGCGGATCATTCACCGGAGCACAGAAGGACAGGCCGGGACTGTTGCGCGAGGCGGATGGCGGGCTGCTGTTCCTCGATGAGATCGGTGAACTCGGAACGGACGAGCAGGCGATGTTGTTGCGGGCGCTGGAGGACAAGACCTTCCTGCCGGTGGGTTCGGACAAGCCGGTGAAGAGCGATTTCCAACTTATCGCGGGGACGAACCGCGACCTGCGCGAAGCCGTGGTGACCGGACGTTTCCGTGAAGACCTGCTGGCCCGCATCCACCTCTGGACCTTCGCGCTGCCCGCGCTCGCACAACGCCGGGAGGACATCGCCCCGAATCTGGAATACGAACTCGACCGCCACCGCCGGTCGACCGGGCGGGAGGTGAGCTTCAACAAGGAGGCGAAGCTGGCTTTCCTGAAATTCGCCGAAGCTCCCGACTCACGCTGGAGCGGAAACTTCCGCGATCTGAATGCGGCGGTCACCCGCATGGCCACTCTCGCCCCACGGGGACGCATCCGGGTGGAGGAAGTGGAGGAGGAGATCCAGAGATTGCGGGAGAACTGGCATCGCCCGGGAGCCCAAGGGCGTGAAGCCGCCGTTGATCTCAAGGCCGTCATGAACGCTGAACAGTTGGATGGCATCGACCCCTTCGACCGGGTCCAGCTCACCTATGTGGTGGAGGTATGCCGGCGTGTGAAGACCCTCTCGGAAGCCGGACGGGAGATTTTTGCCATATCTCGAAACAAGAGAAGCGTCACCAATGACGCGGATCGTTTGAAAAAATACCTCGCGAAGTTCGAACTGAAATTCGAGAGCCTGCGCTGTTAG
- a CDS encoding redoxin domain-containing protein, which produces MSIKVGDKAPDFTLVSKTANGPELVTLSELIGKSNIVLLFVPMAFTGGCTTELCEISNSISEYDTLDAKVLGISGDNPFAQEAWAQKEGITISLLSDYEHAVAKSYGVAYEQFLPSKNLIMGGVAKRSVFVIDKEGVVRHVEVLESPSDLPDFGAIKTALGSL; this is translated from the coding sequence ATGTCCATCAAAGTCGGCGACAAAGCCCCGGATTTCACCCTTGTCAGTAAAACCGCGAATGGCCCGGAGCTGGTCACATTGAGCGAACTCATCGGCAAGTCCAACATCGTGCTGCTTTTCGTGCCAATGGCCTTCACCGGCGGCTGCACCACGGAGCTGTGTGAGATCTCCAACAGCATTTCGGAATATGACACGCTCGATGCCAAGGTGCTCGGCATCTCCGGAGACAACCCTTTCGCACAAGAAGCATGGGCGCAAAAAGAAGGCATCACCATCAGCCTCCTCAGCGACTACGAACACGCCGTGGCGAAGTCATACGGCGTGGCCTACGAGCAGTTCCTGCCATCCAAGAACCTGATCATGGGTGGAGTGGCGAAACGCTCCGTGTTCGTCATCGACAAGGAGGGAGTGGTGCGCCACGTGGAAGTGCTCGAATCCCCAAGCGACCTTCCGGACTTCGGCGCGATCAAAACCGCTCT
- a CDS encoding vWA domain-containing protein yields the protein MANKTLFQTLRGALIPVTTTVNDAGAPAYELSPKAALARLAATGCLTRTYYASAGSQLDLVLDLANKVDVDFLAQTALYARRKGFMKDMPALLCAVLATRDLDRLIEIFPQVIDNGKMLRNFVQILRSGVTGRKSLGSAPKRLVRKWLERATERQLIQATVGNDPSLADVVKMVHPRPSDSTREAFYAWLVGKPWDEAALPETLRAFEAWKTSREGEVPDVPFQMLTAQDLGEKEWTSIASNASWQTTRMNLNTFARHGVLRDEEMVKRLAARLADPDQVRRARVFPYQLLIAFMNAGAEVPWVLKNALQDAMETAIGNVPKIEGKVVICPDVSGSMQSPVTGYRQGGSTKVRCIDVAALVAAAFLRKNREARVLPFEVKVVKVPLNPRDSVMTNATALAKIGGGGTNCSAPLALLNQEKAVPDLVIFVSDNESWADPKAGRGTSMMAEWEKIKNRNPKAKLVCIDIVPNTTTQAPDRKDILNIAGFSDSVFDLIASFAAGAEGAHHWIKEIELQPLAKHMKTA from the coding sequence ATGGCTAACAAGACCCTTTTCCAAACCCTCCGTGGCGCGCTCATCCCTGTGACTACCACCGTCAACGATGCAGGAGCGCCCGCCTACGAACTGTCTCCAAAGGCGGCTCTGGCCCGGCTCGCCGCCACCGGGTGCCTGACGAGGACCTATTATGCCTCCGCGGGATCCCAACTCGACCTCGTGTTGGATCTCGCCAACAAAGTGGATGTCGATTTCCTCGCCCAGACCGCGCTTTATGCCCGCCGGAAGGGATTCATGAAGGACATGCCAGCCCTGCTCTGCGCCGTGCTCGCGACACGCGATCTGGATCGGCTCATCGAGATTTTCCCCCAGGTCATCGATAACGGGAAAATGCTGCGGAACTTCGTACAGATCCTCCGTTCCGGAGTCACCGGGCGCAAATCGCTCGGTTCCGCCCCGAAGCGCCTCGTCCGTAAATGGCTCGAGCGTGCCACGGAGCGCCAGCTCATCCAGGCGACCGTCGGCAATGATCCTTCTCTGGCCGATGTGGTGAAGATGGTGCATCCCCGCCCTTCAGACTCCACCCGTGAGGCGTTCTACGCCTGGTTGGTGGGCAAGCCTTGGGACGAGGCCGCGCTGCCTGAAACACTCCGCGCCTTCGAAGCATGGAAGACTTCCCGTGAGGGCGAGGTGCCGGACGTCCCGTTCCAAATGCTCACCGCACAGGATCTGGGAGAAAAGGAATGGACTTCCATCGCAAGCAACGCCTCATGGCAGACCACGCGGATGAACCTCAACACCTTCGCCCGTCATGGCGTGCTCCGTGATGAGGAGATGGTGAAGCGGCTCGCCGCCCGTCTGGCTGATCCCGACCAGGTCCGCCGCGCCCGGGTTTTCCCTTACCAGCTTCTGATCGCATTCATGAATGCGGGGGCCGAGGTGCCATGGGTTTTGAAGAACGCCTTGCAGGATGCGATGGAGACCGCCATCGGCAATGTCCCGAAGATCGAGGGGAAAGTCGTCATCTGTCCGGATGTCTCGGGTTCCATGCAATCGCCCGTCACAGGCTACCGCCAGGGTGGTAGCACGAAGGTCCGTTGCATCGATGTGGCCGCACTCGTCGCCGCCGCGTTTCTCCGGAAGAACCGTGAGGCCCGGGTGTTGCCGTTCGAGGTGAAGGTCGTGAAAGTGCCTCTCAATCCCCGTGACTCCGTCATGACCAATGCCACCGCCCTCGCGAAGATCGGCGGAGGAGGTACCAACTGCTCCGCCCCACTTGCCTTGCTGAACCAGGAAAAGGCCGTCCCCGATCTCGTGATTTTCGTTTCCGACAACGAATCATGGGCGGACCCGAAGGCTGGCCGTGGAACCTCGATGATGGCCGAGTGGGAAAAAATCAAGAACCGCAATCCGAAGGCGAAGCTCGTCTGCATCGACATCGTCCCGAACACCACCACCCAGGCCCCCGATCGCAAGGACATCCTCAACATCGCGGGTTTCAGCGACAGCGTCTTCGACCTTATCGCCAGCTTCGCCGCCGGGGCGGAGGGAGCTCATCACTGGATCAAGGAAATCGAACTTCAACCCCTCGCCAAACACATGAAAACCGCATGA
- a CDS encoding valine--pyruvate transaminase, producing the protein MSYEFSEFGRHLGCGSGIEELMDDLGHAIASGGPDLKMLGGGQPARIPEMNAVWRRRLEELMEEDGGLQRSLTSYDPPRGNPHFLQAVATLFRETFCWKLGPENVAVTSGGQTAFYFLFNLLAGKMPDDSRRKILLPLVPEYIGYANQGVGGDLFRAVPPLIEKTAPHEFKYRVDFDALEVTPDIAAICVSRPTNPTGNVLTDEEIARLSSIAKENNIPLIIDNAYGAPFPGIIFADATPFWDTHVVLTYSLSKIGLPGTRTGIVIGPPELIRALGSMSAIAGLSNPNIGQQITLPLIRSGEILSLSREVVRPFYQEKCNLARQAAVDAFGDDIEWYMHRSEGALFLWFWFPQLKITSQELYERLKKREVLVIPGQHFFFGLDDEGWPHRHQCIRVSYAMDEAVVRAGLRIIAEEVRGA; encoded by the coding sequence ATGTCATACGAATTTTCAGAATTTGGACGCCACCTCGGCTGTGGCAGCGGGATCGAGGAACTGATGGATGACCTCGGGCACGCCATCGCCAGCGGAGGGCCGGATCTCAAGATGCTGGGCGGCGGCCAACCCGCCCGCATTCCCGAAATGAACGCGGTCTGGCGGCGGCGTTTGGAGGAGCTGATGGAGGAAGATGGCGGTCTGCAGCGCTCTCTCACCAGTTACGATCCTCCCCGTGGCAATCCGCATTTCCTCCAAGCCGTCGCCACATTGTTTCGCGAAACGTTCTGTTGGAAGCTCGGCCCGGAAAACGTCGCCGTCACCAGCGGCGGGCAAACGGCGTTTTATTTTCTCTTCAACCTGCTGGCAGGTAAAATGCCGGACGATTCACGCCGGAAGATCCTGCTTCCGCTCGTGCCCGAATACATCGGTTATGCGAACCAGGGTGTCGGTGGGGATTTGTTCCGGGCCGTTCCTCCGCTCATTGAAAAAACCGCGCCTCATGAGTTCAAATATCGGGTCGACTTTGACGCGCTCGAAGTCACGCCGGACATCGCGGCGATCTGCGTGTCCCGACCCACAAATCCCACGGGAAATGTTCTGACAGATGAGGAAATCGCCCGCCTCTCCTCCATCGCGAAGGAGAACAACATCCCTCTCATCATCGACAACGCCTACGGAGCTCCCTTTCCCGGCATCATCTTCGCGGATGCCACGCCGTTTTGGGACACGCATGTGGTGCTCACCTACAGTTTGTCAAAAATCGGCCTGCCCGGGACGCGCACCGGCATCGTCATCGGTCCTCCGGAACTCATCCGGGCGCTTGGCTCGATGAGTGCGATCGCGGGCCTGTCGAATCCGAACATCGGCCAGCAGATCACCCTGCCATTGATTCGTTCGGGAGAAATCCTGTCATTGAGCCGCGAGGTGGTCAGGCCGTTTTACCAGGAGAAATGCAACCTTGCCAGACAAGCGGCGGTGGATGCGTTTGGCGATGACATCGAGTGGTACATGCACCGCAGCGAAGGTGCCCTGTTCCTGTGGTTCTGGTTTCCACAGTTGAAGATCACCTCCCAGGAACTTTACGAGCGCTTGAAGAAGCGTGAGGTCCTGGTCATCCCGGGACAGCACTTTTTCTTCGGACTTGATGATGAGGGGTGGCCCCACCGTCACCAATGCATCCGCGTTTCCTATGCCATGGATGAGGCGGTCGTGAGGGCCGGGTTGCGGATCATCGCGGAAGAAGTCCGGGGGGCATAG
- the rtcA gene encoding RNA 3'-terminal phosphate cyclase yields MKLIQLDGTDGGGQMLRTALSLAMVTGQPFRMTSIRGKRPKPGLMRQHLTCVKAACEISNGTADGAEIGSTELVFRAGKTCGGDYRFSIGTAGSTSLLFQTLLPALLHAGGASTLRLEGGTHNPLAPPFEFIDRVFLPALGKMGGRATVSLVQSGFAPVGGGIIEATIQPCEKLAAFHLHEPGEVKSLVLRVPSRNLPIHIAGRILDSALAQYPCDDASVEIREPGPGRGVCCLYEAVFEHTSELTSAFGETNVTAERVGRRAAKTIQDFIGSGAAVGRCLADQLLLPMALAGEGSFTTMAPDDHIPTNISVIEKFLPVRFSIETADRGKRVISVR; encoded by the coding sequence ATGAAACTCATCCAACTCGACGGCACCGACGGTGGCGGGCAGATGCTCCGCACGGCGCTCTCGCTTGCCATGGTCACCGGCCAGCCGTTCCGCATGACCAGCATCCGTGGCAAGCGCCCGAAACCCGGCCTCATGCGCCAGCATCTCACCTGTGTGAAAGCCGCGTGCGAAATCTCCAACGGAACCGCCGACGGAGCGGAGATCGGTTCCACCGAGCTGGTCTTCCGCGCCGGTAAAACCTGCGGTGGAGATTATCGGTTCTCCATCGGCACCGCGGGCAGCACCAGCCTGCTGTTCCAGACCTTGCTTCCCGCGCTGTTGCATGCCGGTGGTGCCAGCACGCTGCGGCTGGAAGGTGGAACCCATAACCCGCTCGCGCCTCCGTTCGAGTTCATCGACCGTGTGTTCCTGCCGGCCTTGGGAAAGATGGGAGGCCGTGCGACGGTGTCGCTCGTGCAAAGCGGCTTCGCGCCCGTCGGTGGCGGGATCATCGAAGCCACGATCCAGCCTTGTGAAAAGCTGGCGGCTTTCCATCTCCACGAACCGGGCGAGGTGAAATCCCTGGTCCTGCGTGTTCCTTCGCGGAATCTCCCGATCCACATCGCCGGGCGCATCCTCGACTCCGCGCTCGCCCAATATCCGTGCGACGACGCCAGCGTGGAGATCCGCGAACCCGGTCCCGGGCGTGGTGTCTGCTGCCTTTACGAAGCGGTTTTTGAACACACCAGCGAACTCACCAGTGCCTTCGGGGAAACCAACGTCACCGCAGAGCGTGTCGGCAGGCGTGCGGCGAAAACCATACAGGATTTCATCGGTTCGGGAGCCGCGGTCGGCCGTTGTCTGGCGGACCAGCTCCTGCTGCCCATGGCCCTGGCGGGCGAGGGGAGCTTCACGACCATGGCACCGGACGACCACATCCCCACCAACATCTCCGTCATTGAAAAATTCCTGCCCGTCCGGTTCTCCATCGAAACGGCGGACCGGGGAAAGCGCGTCATCTCCGTTCGTTGA